The nucleotide window AGCTCCACCCACAGGTGCATGCCGCCGCGCGGCGCGCCCAGCCGCGTGCCGGCGGGAAAGCTGGCGCTGATCGCCTGCGTGAACCACTCGCGCTGCGCGCGCAGCCGCGTGCGCAGCCGGCGCAGGTGGCGGTCGTGCGCGCCCGATGCCAGGAAATCGGCGGCGGCCATCTGCGACAGCATCTCGTTGGGCCGCGACAGCCCGAACTTCAGCATCTCGACGCGCGCCTGCCATTTGCCCGCGGCAATCCAGCCCAGCCGCATGCCCGGCGCCAGCACCTTGTGCAGCGACGCGCAGTGGATCACGTTGCCGCTGCCGTCCCAGGCCTTGGCCGCGGCCGGCGGCGCGTCGCTGTCGGCGGTGGCCGAGAAGCAGTCGTCCTCGATCAGCGCGATGCCGCGCGCCTCGCACCATTGCACCAGCCGCGCCTTGTGCGCGTCGGGCATGATGCAGCCGAGCGGGTTCTGCAGGTTGGGCACCACCGCGACCGCGCGGATGTTGTCGTAGTGCTGCGCGGCCAGCTCCAGCGCCTCGAGCGAGATGCCGGTCTGCGGGCTGCACGGGATTTCCAGCGCGCGCATGCCCAGGCTTTCCAGGATCTGCAGCAGGCCGTAGTAGGTGGGCGACTCCACCGCGATCACATCGCCCGGGCCCGCCACCGCGCGCAAGGCCAGGTTCAGCGCCTCGGTGCACCCGTTGGTGATGACGATCTCTTCCGGGGCCAGCTGCACGCGGTTGCGCAGCGCCTGCCGCGCGATCGCGGCGCGCAGCGGCTGGTAGCCATCGGGCTCGACGCCTTCGCCGAACAGCTGCGGATGCCGGCGCAGCGCGCGTGTCGCGGCAGCGCGCAGGGCTTCGGTGGGATAGAGCGAGGGCGCGCAGTAGGCGCCGCCCAGGTTGGTGTGGACCGGTTCGTGCTGGGCGCGCGCGAGCAGGCCGGAAATGCGCTGGTGGATGCCGACGTACTGGGCCGGGTCGGGCAGCGCGGCGGCGGGCTCCGACAGCGCGGCCAGCGCGGCGCGCGGCGGCACGGCCACGAAGTAGCCGGAGCGCGGCCGCGCTTCGAGCAGGCCGTCGCTTTCCAGCTGCCGGCACGCCTGCAGCGCGGTCGACAGGCTCACGCCGTGCAGCGCCATCAGCGCGCGCACCGACGGCATGCGGTCGCCGGCGCCGAGCGTGCCGGAGTCGATGGCGCGGCGGTAATGGCCGGCAAGCTGGCGGTAGAGCGGGATGGTATCCATGGCGGCATCGTGGCGCGGCGGGCCGCATCGGTACAGATACAGAGGCGGGGGCTCTGTATCGTAACAGGCAGGGATCCTGGTTGCTGTTCCGGTCAACGCAACCGGCCGGTGTGCCTGCCGCGGGCGCGAGGCGGTCGATAGGCTGGAGTCCTGTGCCTGCTACCGGAGTCCTGCCATGCCAAGCGATCTCGACTACCCCTCGATCACCATGCCACTGCCGGCCGGCCAGGCCTTGCGGCTGCACGTGGCGGCCGGAACCGTGCTGCACGCGGCGGCGGGCGACATGGCGCTGGCCGGGCCGATGCAATGGCTCGCCGGCCAGTGCCACGTGCCGCTGCGGCGCCTGCGCGCGGGCGACACCTGGATCGCGCCCGCGCGCGGCTGGCTGACGGTGTCGGCAAGCCGCAGCGGGGCGTTGTCGGTCACGGCGCCGCCGGGGTGGCTGGCGCGCCTGCGGGCGCGGCTGGCATGGCGCTGGCAGCCGGCCTTGCTGCGGATTCCCGACCCGGCGCGCCAAAAACGATAAAATTGCGCTCCGGCCGGCCTGGCACATTGGTGTGCCCAACCCCCCGGCCGCAGTTCCCGGGTCCCCCATGCTACGTCTAAGTGAAGTCAAACTCCCGCTCGACCATACCGAAAGCGACCTCGACGCCGCCGTGCGCGCCGGCGCCGCGCAGATCGGCGTCAAGGGAGACGGCCTGATCGGCTATACCGTATTCCGCCGTGCCCACGATGCGCGCAAGCGCTCGGATATCAAGCTGACCTACATCATCGATATCGAAGTGCGCGACGAGGCCGCGG belongs to Cupriavidus taiwanensis and includes:
- a CDS encoding aminotransferase-like domain-containing protein codes for the protein MDTIPLYRQLAGHYRRAIDSGTLGAGDRMPSVRALMALHGVSLSTALQACRQLESDGLLEARPRSGYFVAVPPRAALAALSEPAAALPDPAQYVGIHQRISGLLARAQHEPVHTNLGGAYCAPSLYPTEALRAAATRALRRHPQLFGEGVEPDGYQPLRAAIARQALRNRVQLAPEEIVITNGCTEALNLALRAVAGPGDVIAVESPTYYGLLQILESLGMRALEIPCSPQTGISLEALELAAQHYDNIRAVAVVPNLQNPLGCIMPDAHKARLVQWCEARGIALIEDDCFSATADSDAPPAAAKAWDGSGNVIHCASLHKVLAPGMRLGWIAAGKWQARVEMLKFGLSRPNEMLSQMAAADFLASGAHDRHLRRLRTRLRAQREWFTQAISASFPAGTRLGAPRGGMHLWVELPAQVSSEAVFDQALQAGIRVMPGVMFSNAGRFDHCLRINCGAPRSVQIERALGTLAAIVQRLAG